One region of Candidatus Binatia bacterium genomic DNA includes:
- a CDS encoding radical SAM protein — protein MAESYGDSDGMRRFLPARLRPLFAENRHVTPRRFFNYLLLHLEMRLGRSRLLSRPYEICIDVSNKCNLACPFCPTGRRESGRGKGSISFDNFASIVDELAPYAFSLELFNWGEAFFNRELPRLIAHARRRRLVTVVSSNLSFKLSEQTVREIVASGLTHLTASVDGADQGSYEVYRRGGRFDLVMDNLRAFVRLKRETNSPFPILNWVYLIFAHNEDRVEDARRLAQEIGVDRFAARGGLYDDPSWAPRQAQPVPYLAQEPDRCVHLWKKAVFHWDGGVASCCNGFHEKDDFGAWRPGAFGRIWNNEKFVAARRIWTQPESPLPEGHFCVDCEWVRMYRRLPPRGDRLAGAPRSSGGGEAIGE, from the coding sequence GTGGCGGAGAGCTACGGCGATAGCGATGGGATGCGGCGGTTTCTGCCGGCGCGCTTGCGGCCGTTGTTCGCGGAGAACCGGCATGTTACCCCCCGCCGGTTCTTTAACTATCTGCTGCTGCATCTCGAGATGCGGCTGGGGCGTTCCCGGCTTCTGTCCAGACCCTACGAGATCTGCATCGACGTCAGCAACAAGTGCAACCTGGCGTGTCCTTTCTGTCCGACCGGCCGGCGGGAGAGCGGCCGTGGCAAGGGGAGCATTTCTTTCGACAACTTCGCTTCGATCGTGGACGAGCTGGCGCCTTACGCGTTTAGCCTCGAGCTTTTCAACTGGGGCGAGGCGTTCTTCAACCGCGAGTTGCCGCGCCTGATTGCGCATGCCCGCCGGCGCCGGCTGGTTACTGTCGTCTCCAGCAATCTGAGCTTCAAGTTGAGCGAGCAAACCGTTAGAGAGATCGTCGCCAGCGGTTTGACCCACCTGACCGCATCGGTGGACGGGGCCGACCAGGGGTCGTACGAGGTCTACCGGCGCGGCGGCCGGTTCGATCTCGTCATGGACAATTTGCGCGCGTTCGTGCGGCTCAAACGCGAAACCAACAGTCCCTTTCCGATTCTCAACTGGGTGTACCTGATATTCGCGCACAACGAGGATCGCGTCGAGGACGCGCGGCGGCTGGCGCAGGAGATCGGAGTGGACCGGTTTGCGGCGCGCGGCGGACTTTACGACGATCCGAGCTGGGCGCCGAGGCAGGCGCAGCCGGTGCCGTATCTGGCGCAGGAGCCCGATCGCTGCGTGCACTTGTGGAAGAAGGCGGTGTTTCACTGGGACGGGGGCGTGGCTTCCTGCTGTAACGGCTTTCACGAGAAGGACGATTTCGGCGCCTGGCGTCCGGGTGCCTTCGGGCGGATCTGGAACAACGAGAAATTCGTGGCGGCGCGCCGAATATGGACGCAACCGGAATCCCCTTTGCCGGAAGGCCATTTCTGCGTCGACTGCGAGTGGGTGCGTATGTATCGCCGCCTGCCGCCGCGCGGGGATCGCCTCGCCGGCGCGCCGAGATCCTCCGGGGGCGGCGAGGCGATTGGCGAATAG
- a CDS encoding 3-oxoacyl-ACP reductase FabG encodes MATAAMTEEGLTGKCALVTGASRGIGRAVALALARDGARVAVNYARSAAEAEATAAAIVAAGGEAHVVQADVADNGAVADMFSQVKERWGGVDILVNNAAVSRDGYLMLLSEAAWDTVLATNLRGAFLCTRQALRTMVARRWGRIVNIVSPAGLVGLEGAANYAASKGGLLSLGKSLAREVARYQITVNAVCPGVIETSLVGELPAAVRERHLGQIPLGTFGTPEDVAEAVAFLASPRARYITGATLTVDGGLTMM; translated from the coding sequence ATGGCGACTGCTGCGATGACCGAGGAGGGTTTGACCGGCAAGTGCGCGCTGGTCACGGGCGCGAGCCGCGGTATCGGCCGGGCGGTTGCGCTGGCGTTGGCGCGCGACGGGGCCCGGGTCGCGGTCAACTACGCCCGCTCGGCGGCGGAAGCCGAGGCGACCGCGGCCGCGATCGTGGCCGCCGGCGGGGAGGCGCACGTCGTCCAGGCCGACGTCGCCGACAACGGCGCGGTCGCCGACATGTTCAGTCAGGTCAAGGAACGGTGGGGAGGCGTCGACATCCTGGTGAACAACGCCGCGGTTTCGCGCGACGGCTACCTGATGCTCCTCTCCGAAGCCGCCTGGGACACGGTGCTGGCGACCAATCTTCGCGGTGCCTTCCTCTGCACCCGCCAGGCATTGCGCACCATGGTGGCGCGCCGCTGGGGCCGCATCGTCAATATCGTCTCGCCGGCCGGGCTGGTCGGCCTCGAGGGCGCCGCCAACTACGCCGCCTCGAAAGGCGGCTTGCTCAGCCTCGGCAAGTCACTGGCACGCGAGGTAGCCCGGTACCAGATAACCGTGAACGCGGTGTGCCCGGGCGTCATCGAGACCTCACTGGTCGGCGAGTTGCCCGCCGCCGTGCGCGAACGTCACCTCGGGCAGATCCCGCTGGGAACCTTCGGCACACCGGAGGACGTGGCCGAGGCGGTGGCGTTCTTGGCGTCACCCCGGGCCCGCTACATCACGGGCGCAACCTTGACTGTGGATGGCGGCCTCACGATGATGTGA
- a CDS encoding beta-ketoacyl-[acyl-carrier-protein] synthase family protein — protein sequence MFFSSRKRRAGITGCGVVSPVGNSLPAFWQALLDGRRGCAPIRRFDTTGMSVTWAAEIADPIPEHRLSAAERERLGRVDQYALAATREAIAAAALDLAAIDPTRVGVLLGTTLGGMEIGERYLAQTAGPRGGFDARALLHHPYYDVANRLARTLGVRGPVLSPSIACASGTEAIGIALDFVRLDRGDLFIVGGAEALSPFVVNGFNCLRATTADVVRPFDARRSGLLLGEGSAVVIVEALEHARQRGVTVAVEVAGTGMAGDATHMTAPARDGSGAARAMRMALRDAGTDSAAVDFVSAHGTGTVFNDAMECAAIAAVLGDRAGSVPVNSIKGAIGHTLAAAGSFEAIMCVMAMRSGLVPATLNCEQLDPACSLDVVMGAPRPHPVRCALSTSSAFAGNNAAVVLRNLTPASIGNRNDATDERHAV from the coding sequence ATGTTTTTTTCCAGCCGGAAACGCCGGGCGGGAATTACCGGTTGCGGCGTCGTTTCACCCGTCGGCAATTCGCTACCGGCCTTCTGGCAGGCGCTTCTCGACGGGCGCCGCGGCTGCGCGCCGATTCGCCGTTTCGACACTACCGGGATGAGCGTTACGTGGGCAGCCGAAATCGCCGACCCGATTCCCGAACACCGGCTGTCCGCGGCGGAAAGGGAACGGCTCGGCCGGGTAGACCAGTACGCGCTGGCAGCAACCCGCGAGGCGATTGCGGCCGCCGCTCTCGATCTCGCGGCGATCGACCCGACCCGCGTCGGGGTGCTGCTCGGTACCACCCTTGGCGGCATGGAAATCGGCGAACGCTATCTGGCGCAAACCGCCGGGCCGCGCGGCGGTTTCGACGCTCGCGCCCTGCTGCACCATCCCTATTACGATGTCGCCAACCGGCTGGCGCGGACCCTCGGCGTGCGCGGCCCGGTGCTCAGTCCGTCCATCGCCTGCGCCTCCGGCACCGAGGCCATCGGGATAGCCCTCGACTTCGTGCGTCTGGACCGCGGCGACCTCTTCATTGTCGGCGGCGCGGAGGCGCTGTCGCCGTTCGTCGTCAACGGTTTCAACTGCTTGCGCGCAACGACCGCGGACGTGGTCCGGCCCTTCGATGCGCGCCGTTCCGGGTTACTGCTCGGCGAGGGATCTGCCGTCGTTATCGTCGAAGCGCTGGAACATGCGCGCCAGCGTGGGGTGACCGTTGCCGTCGAAGTGGCGGGGACCGGCATGGCGGGGGACGCGACCCACATGACCGCCCCGGCCCGAGACGGCAGCGGCGCCGCCCGCGCCATGCGCATGGCATTGCGCGACGCCGGGACCGATTCCGCCGCCGTCGACTTCGTCAGCGCCCACGGCACCGGCACCGTCTTCAACGACGCCATGGAGTGCGCCGCGATCGCCGCGGTTCTCGGCGATCGCGCGGGCAGCGTGCCGGTCAACTCGATCAAGGGCGCCATCGGCCACACGCTGGCGGCGGCCGGCAGCTTCGAAGCCATCATGTGCGTCATGGCAATGCGCAGCGGACTCGTGCCCGCGACCCTCAACTGCGAACAACTCGATCCGGCCTGCAGCCTGGACGTCGTCATGGGTGCGCCGAGGCCGCATCCGGTGCGCTGCGCCTTGTCGACCTCTTCCGCCTTCGCCGGCAACAACGCCGCCGTCGTGCTTCGCAATCTGACTCCCGCCTCGATCGGGAACCGCAACGACGCGACAGATGAACGCCACGCCGTCTGA
- a CDS encoding di-heme enzyme yields the protein MRKPTASRVAALAALLVAMAAPTAPAATPYVWNLPPGFPAPGVPADNPMTIEKVELGRRLFYDRRLSWNLTQSCGTCHLQPLAFTDGRAHALGSTGTRHPRGSLSIANVAYLSTFEWANPDLRSLEAQAPVALFGSDPVVLGMGGHEDELLRRLREDRRYPELFQTAFPADAEPISPVNVTRALAAFQRTLLSGNAPYDRFVNGIDPNALSPAAVRGGRLFFSERLECFHCHGGFNFSGTLGHGGQPVVGAAFHNTGLYNLDGRGAYPPDNTGAAAVTGKADDMGRFKAPTLRNIAVTAPYMHDGSIATLDEVIDHYAAGGRTIAEGPYAGVGSASPLKSDLLVGFSLTAQEKADLIAFLESLTDNTFLTDPRFSDPFAADTCHGDCDGSGDVTIDEIVYAVNVALGYAPLTACMSLDIGADGQVDVAELLTAVNRSLAGCD from the coding sequence ATGAGGAAACCGACGGCTAGCCGGGTGGCGGCGCTCGCGGCCCTGCTCGTCGCAATGGCCGCCCCGACCGCTCCGGCGGCGACCCCCTATGTGTGGAATCTGCCGCCCGGGTTCCCCGCCCCCGGGGTCCCGGCGGATAACCCCATGACCATCGAAAAGGTCGAACTCGGCCGGCGCCTCTTCTACGACCGCCGCCTGTCGTGGAACCTGACTCAATCCTGCGGCACGTGCCACCTTCAGCCGCTCGCCTTCACCGACGGCCGCGCCCACGCCCTCGGATCGACCGGCACCCGACACCCGCGCGGCTCCTTGAGCATTGCCAACGTCGCCTACCTCTCGACCTTCGAGTGGGCGAATCCGGACCTGCGCAGCCTCGAAGCACAGGCGCCGGTCGCTCTTTTCGGCTCCGACCCCGTCGTTCTCGGCATGGGCGGGCACGAGGACGAACTGCTGCGGCGCCTGCGCGAGGACCGCCGCTACCCGGAACTCTTTCAGACCGCCTTCCCCGCCGATGCCGAGCCCATCTCGCCGGTCAACGTCACCAGAGCGCTGGCCGCCTTCCAACGCACGCTGCTCTCCGGCAACGCCCCCTACGACCGGTTCGTCAACGGCATCGATCCCAACGCCCTCTCACCGGCGGCGGTGCGCGGCGGCCGGCTCTTCTTCTCCGAACGGCTGGAGTGCTTCCACTGCCATGGCGGGTTCAACTTTTCCGGCACCCTCGGACACGGCGGCCAACCCGTTGTCGGCGCCGCTTTTCACAACACCGGCCTCTACAATCTCGACGGCCGCGGCGCCTACCCACCCGACAATACCGGCGCGGCGGCCGTCACCGGAAAGGCCGATGACATGGGCCGCTTCAAGGCGCCGACACTGCGCAACATCGCCGTCACCGCGCCGTACATGCACGACGGCAGTATCGCAACCCTCGACGAGGTCATCGACCACTACGCCGCCGGCGGCCGCACGATCGCCGAGGGACCCTACGCCGGAGTCGGAAGCGCCAGCCCGCTGAAAAGCGATCTGCTGGTCGGGTTCAGCTTGACCGCACAGGAGAAAGCCGACCTCATCGCGTTTCTCGAAAGCCTTACCGACAACACCTTCCTGACCGATCCGCGCTTCAGCGACCCGTTCGCGGCCGACACCTGCCACGGCGACTGCGACGGCAGCGGCGACGTGACCATCGACGAGATCGTCTACGCGGTAAACGTCGCTCTCGGCTACGCACCGCTGACCGCCTGCATGAGTCTCGACATCGGCGCCGATGGCCAGGTCGACGTCGCCGAACTGCTGACCGCAGTGAACCGCTCGCTGGCGGGCTGCGACTGA
- a CDS encoding BamA/TamA family outer membrane protein yields the protein MRGQGHRFLGICAGLLGLLAPGTAAGGAAAGGTAALPLYRIEATLSLDPPRIGGKATVEFSNPTAQPLDRIVLVLFPNRFAAPDPTVTDVNRPYIWYREAFSPGAMHVEAVRIEGQAAQTRPLAASDLAARCFLEVLPAHPVPPGGRVVLTADFVTTIPQRYGTFGVADGMLTALGGWYPAVAALEPDGSWATEMLPRVADYDLTLRVPDDNDVLVNGRYFPAPRGEIHTHVSAVHALTLVAAPDLRRDDVIAGNTRLSLFSRSPSLTYRLGLGVGPDPHTVTLDALRNIVANPPPGTPPFPRSLAVVEVPLRWELTAQGDGMVAISDRTLHVFPLLHPFHDRELARAVYAEVLRPTLAAREPTRDFVWVREGEAHLLAERYRKQIYPTTRTTREWIDLFNFFAIVDRFETAPKMPFAETLFDSVPEVDQVRDRFTTFNNALPPGHVIFGKLHLELGDRDFEQTIDRCLASPHPFRHCTASASGLRLDEFYEQWVQPYPKLNYSIADFRTAHDPAGGYAGELVLRRRSSRPIREPVPVTVRTLGGEPLRLTWDGVGDTGRLRIASVARPWQAVIDPGQRLLETSRADNARPPIAQVVLDSATVDVSSTEFAIAGLVVARGRYDYTKDLALAGFYTNRGIGAALGPRLHWGPQNDPNTYRHNLYAFYGIESLDPGFRDRQNPSLRTAGHVNTLGARYDYTTVQTLNNPTQSARGRLFLDWFDTAIGSNFDYVRFGAAAGFTHPVLTHRTVVAAEVVNGFIEPTGSTAVPLQGLFSLGGSLSIRGIGAEEELARNIFLLRTEVRQTIYPEIDLSFFDLIVLRRSQLRLFVDTGQVSNSAGRIYDPTGYAVGVGIGVAAMYEVMGFFPHVAYLEFATEAHGPGSTGGLQVLFGTRQSF from the coding sequence GTGCGCGGGCAAGGACATCGCTTCCTCGGAATTTGCGCCGGCCTGCTTGGCCTGCTGGCCCCCGGCACCGCCGCGGGCGGCGCGGCCGCGGGCGGCACCGCCGCTCTCCCGCTCTACCGAATAGAGGCGACGCTCTCGCTGGACCCCCCGCGGATCGGCGGCAAGGCGACGGTGGAGTTCAGCAATCCCACCGCACAGCCGCTCGATCGCATCGTTCTCGTCCTGTTCCCGAATCGGTTCGCGGCTCCCGACCCGACCGTTACCGACGTCAACCGACCCTACATCTGGTATCGCGAGGCGTTCAGCCCCGGCGCCATGCACGTCGAGGCGGTGCGTATCGAGGGCCAAGCCGCGCAGACGCGGCCACTTGCGGCTTCCGACCTAGCGGCGCGGTGCTTCCTCGAGGTGCTACCGGCACACCCCGTTCCGCCGGGAGGAAGAGTCGTGTTGACCGCCGACTTCGTCACCACCATTCCGCAACGCTACGGCACCTTCGGCGTCGCCGACGGCATGCTCACCGCCCTCGGCGGCTGGTATCCCGCCGTCGCCGCGCTCGAACCCGACGGCTCCTGGGCAACGGAGATGCTGCCGCGGGTCGCCGATTACGACCTTACGTTGCGCGTCCCCGACGATAACGACGTCCTCGTCAACGGCCGTTACTTCCCTGCCCCGCGCGGCGAAATCCACACCCACGTCTCCGCTGTTCACGCGTTGACCCTCGTGGCCGCACCCGACCTGCGACGCGACGACGTCATCGCGGGCAACACACGGCTCAGTCTTTTCTCCCGCTCCCCCAGCCTGACCTATCGCCTCGGACTCGGCGTCGGCCCCGACCCGCACACGGTCACGCTGGACGCGCTGCGCAATATCGTCGCCAACCCGCCGCCGGGAACACCGCCTTTCCCGCGCTCGCTGGCGGTCGTCGAGGTGCCGCTGCGCTGGGAACTCACCGCGCAAGGCGACGGCATGGTGGCGATCTCGGACCGCACCCTGCACGTGTTTCCGCTGTTGCACCCGTTTCACGACCGCGAACTCGCGCGCGCCGTGTACGCCGAGGTCCTGCGGCCCACGCTGGCGGCCCGCGAGCCCACCCGGGATTTCGTCTGGGTGCGGGAGGGCGAGGCACACCTCCTCGCGGAACGCTACCGCAAGCAGATCTATCCGACGACTCGGACCACCCGCGAATGGATCGATCTGTTCAACTTCTTCGCCATCGTCGACCGTTTCGAGACCGCACCGAAGATGCCGTTTGCGGAAACGCTCTTCGACAGCGTGCCGGAAGTCGATCAGGTGCGCGACCGCTTCACGACGTTCAACAACGCCCTGCCCCCCGGACACGTGATCTTCGGGAAGCTGCATCTGGAACTCGGCGACCGGGACTTCGAGCAAACCATAGACCGTTGTCTTGCCTCCCCGCATCCCTTCCGGCACTGCACCGCGTCAGCGAGCGGATTGCGGCTAGACGAGTTCTACGAGCAATGGGTACAGCCGTATCCGAAGCTGAACTACTCGATTGCAGACTTCCGCACCGCGCACGACCCTGCCGGCGGCTATGCCGGCGAACTGGTGCTGCGGCGGCGGTCATCGCGCCCCATCCGGGAGCCGGTGCCGGTTACCGTGCGGACTCTCGGTGGCGAGCCTCTGCGCCTCACCTGGGACGGCGTCGGGGACACCGGCCGACTCCGGATCGCATCGGTCGCGCGGCCGTGGCAGGCGGTAATCGATCCCGGGCAGCGCCTGCTGGAGACGTCTCGGGCCGACAACGCGCGCCCGCCGATCGCACAGGTTGTTCTCGATTCCGCCACTGTCGACGTCTCCTCGACCGAGTTTGCCATCGCCGGGTTGGTGGTCGCGCGCGGTCGCTACGATTACACGAAGGACCTGGCCCTGGCCGGGTTCTACACGAACCGCGGTATCGGCGCGGCACTTGGCCCCCGCCTGCACTGGGGGCCGCAGAACGATCCCAATACCTACAGGCACAACCTGTACGCCTTCTACGGGATCGAGTCTCTCGACCCCGGATTCCGCGACCGGCAAAACCCGTCGCTCCGCACCGCCGGCCACGTCAACACCCTGGGCGCGCGCTACGACTACACCACCGTGCAGACCCTCAACAACCCGACTCAGTCTGCGCGCGGCCGCCTGTTTCTCGATTGGTTCGACACCGCAATCGGCAGCAACTTCGACTACGTTCGCTTCGGCGCCGCGGCCGGCTTTACCCATCCCGTCCTGACGCATCGCACGGTGGTCGCCGCCGAGGTCGTGAACGGCTTTATTGAGCCCACGGGTTCGACCGCGGTACCGTTGCAGGGGCTCTTCAGTCTCGGGGGTTCCCTATCGATCCGCGGCATCGGCGCGGAGGAGGAACTCGCACGCAATATCTTCCTGCTCCGCACCGAGGTACGGCAGACGATTTACCCGGAAATCGATCTCAGCTTCTTCGACCTGATCGTTCTGCGGCGCTCGCAGTTGCGGCTGTTTGTCGACACCGGTCAGGTGAGTAACTCCGCCGGTCGGATATACGACCCCACCGGATACGCTGTCGGCGTGGGCATCGGCGTCGCCGCGATGTACGAGGTAATGGGGTTCTTCCCCCATGTTGCCTATCTCGAGTTCGCCACGGAGGCCCATGGCCCCGGCAGCACCGGAGGGCTGCAGGTGCTCTTCGGCACACGGCAATCTTTCTGA
- a CDS encoding beta-ketoacyl-[acyl-carrier-protein] synthase family protein — MRRVVVTGAGSINALGAGVPAFLAGLRSARCAIGPLTCFSTAGYRSTIAAEVHDPGPPAWMAPGTARHASRTDLLALTAAHEALAGAGLPTTERDNPGIGVVLGTTTGGMFDGEEYYRRLLAGEPLRRHSAILAVPVSVGADKLAHVFRCTGPRLTVSTACSSGANAIGVAADWIRRGQAHSVLCGGADSLCRMTYSGFNALQALDAVPCRPFDRNRAGLTLGEGAAMFVLEDLEHARARGATVQAEVLGYGNSADAYHITHGRPDSAGMLQAMRQALADARIDAGAVDYVNAHGTGTPSNDVLETRALRAVLDARADMVPVSSTKSMIGHCLAAAGAIEALATVLAIGHGFVPATATLEVADPQCDLDYVPRRSRAHPVRIAISNSYGFGGNNSSLILGAPDG; from the coding sequence ATGCGACGGGTGGTGGTCACGGGCGCCGGCAGCATAAACGCTCTCGGCGCCGGCGTCCCGGCATTCCTTGCCGGCTTGCGCTCGGCACGTTGCGCGATCGGTCCGCTGACCTGTTTCAGCACCGCGGGCTATCGCAGCACCATCGCCGCCGAGGTGCACGACCCGGGGCCACCGGCGTGGATGGCTCCGGGCACCGCACGCCATGCGTCACGGACCGACTTGCTGGCGCTGACTGCCGCGCACGAGGCCCTTGCCGGCGCCGGGCTGCCGACAACCGAACGGGATAACCCCGGGATCGGGGTCGTACTGGGAACCACGACGGGGGGCATGTTTGACGGCGAGGAGTACTATCGCCGCCTGCTGGCCGGCGAGCCGCTGCGCCGTCACAGCGCGATTCTCGCGGTGCCGGTGTCCGTGGGCGCCGACAAACTGGCGCACGTATTTCGGTGTACCGGCCCGCGCCTCACGGTATCGACCGCCTGCTCTTCCGGAGCGAACGCCATCGGTGTGGCGGCCGATTGGATCCGCCGGGGCCAGGCGCACTCCGTCCTCTGCGGCGGGGCCGACTCCCTGTGCCGCATGACCTACTCGGGCTTCAACGCCCTGCAGGCCCTCGACGCGGTTCCGTGCCGTCCTTTCGACCGCAATCGGGCCGGGCTTACGCTCGGCGAAGGCGCTGCGATGTTCGTGCTCGAGGATCTCGAGCACGCCCGTGCGCGCGGCGCTACCGTCCAGGCCGAAGTGCTCGGTTACGGTAACAGCGCCGACGCTTACCACATCACGCACGGTCGGCCGGACAGTGCCGGCATGCTGCAGGCGATGCGGCAGGCCCTGGCGGATGCACGCATCGACGCCGGCGCCGTCGACTACGTCAACGCCCACGGCACCGGCACGCCCAGCAACGACGTTCTCGAGACGCGTGCTCTGCGGGCCGTCCTCGACGCCCGCGCCGACATGGTGCCGGTAAGCTCGACCAAGTCGATGATCGGCCATTGTCTGGCCGCCGCCGGGGCGATCGAAGCGCTTGCCACGGTGCTGGCGATCGGCCACGGCTTCGTGCCCGCAACGGCGACGCTGGAAGTCGCCGATCCGCAGTGCGACCTCGACTACGTTCCACGTCGCAGCCGCGCGCATCCGGTGCGCATCGCCATCTCGAATTCGTACGGCTTCGGCGGCAACAACAGCAGCTTGATCCTGGGGGCGCCGGATGGGTGA
- a CDS encoding outer membrane lipoprotein carrier protein LolA: MTTRTLALGALLVGLAAQSAAAVMCGDTAACLGLIESRQADTHALAARFEQTKYISLMTQPLHTRGQFAFKRPDTVVWQVDEPRTTVRIDRAGLQVLNAAVSKADVDAIAPVGGLFRGIGGLFSGSLAEVQKDFSVEARADGDLLRVRLVPRRPEWKRVATVIDLAFTPPDYTIGTFRLEDPLGDRLEVRFFDVRRNDAVPAHLFDLTDSPP, translated from the coding sequence ATGACTACTCGCACACTGGCCCTCGGCGCGCTTCTGGTAGGACTGGCTGCACAGTCCGCAGCGGCAGTAATGTGCGGCGATACCGCGGCCTGTCTGGGCTTGATCGAGTCGCGGCAGGCCGACACCCACGCCCTGGCGGCGCGCTTCGAACAGACCAAGTACATCAGTCTCATGACCCAACCGCTGCACACCCGCGGGCAGTTCGCCTTCAAGCGGCCCGATACGGTCGTCTGGCAGGTCGACGAGCCGCGCACGACGGTCCGCATCGACCGAGCCGGACTGCAAGTGCTCAACGCTGCCGTCAGCAAGGCCGACGTCGACGCCATTGCACCCGTAGGCGGCCTGTTCCGCGGCATCGGTGGCCTGTTCTCCGGCTCGCTCGCGGAGGTTCAGAAGGATTTCTCGGTGGAGGCGCGCGCGGACGGCGATCTACTGCGCGTTCGTCTGGTGCCCCGGCGACCCGAGTGGAAGCGGGTCGCCACGGTCATCGATCTGGCCTTCACGCCGCCCGACTACACCATCGGGACATTCCGACTCGAAGACCCGCTGGGCGATCGGCTGGAGGTGCGGTTCTTCGACGTGCGCCGCAACGACGCCGTACCCGCGCATCTCTTCGACCTTACGGATTCGCCGCCATGA
- a CDS encoding cobalamin-dependent protein (Presence of a B(12) (cobalamin)-binding domain implies dependence on cobalamin itself, in one of its several forms, or in some unusual lineages, dependence on a cobalamin-like analog.), whose translation MDRQSLRVLLISANREQLPDPVFPLGAAYMAAAASQHGHAVHTLDLCFLDNPLAAVAAAVRDAVPDVVGISLRNLDSAAYPENTSYIDDYAALVDGIRQSTAAPIVLGGAGFTVMPETILAHLAAEVGVIGEGELSFPWVLERIARGAELTSTAAVTCRRVGNGVCVAPAVRLGHLDTGVVPWRSQFDVHGYYERGGALNIQTKRGCVFECIFCSYPLIEGSRIRLRSARAVVDELQGVLEEHGARNWFFVDNVFNAPLRHAKEICEEIVARGLSIEWSGYLTPRFVDAELCDLMARSGCKAIEFGTDSGAPQMIATLKKEFDVDDLRRASELCRRYGLKFCHSLIFGGPGETWETVTQTLGLMDEVQPTAVIAMTGIRILPGTGMVERALADGQLDPDDTLLYPRFYVAPALGDDLVARIDAHARARRNWIVPGKGIRTNIEVLRRLRERRVKGQLWRLLR comes from the coding sequence ATGGACCGGCAGTCGTTGCGCGTGCTGCTCATCTCCGCCAACCGGGAACAGCTACCCGACCCGGTGTTCCCGCTCGGAGCGGCGTACATGGCTGCCGCGGCCTCGCAGCACGGGCACGCGGTCCATACTCTCGACCTTTGTTTCCTCGATAACCCGCTCGCCGCCGTGGCCGCGGCCGTGCGCGACGCGGTTCCGGACGTTGTCGGCATTTCGCTGCGCAACCTCGATTCGGCCGCCTATCCGGAGAACACCTCGTACATCGACGACTACGCGGCTCTCGTCGACGGCATCCGGCAGTCGACGGCGGCGCCGATCGTGTTGGGCGGCGCCGGTTTCACGGTCATGCCGGAAACGATCCTCGCCCACCTTGCTGCCGAGGTGGGCGTAATCGGCGAAGGCGAGCTGAGCTTCCCCTGGGTGCTGGAGCGGATCGCGCGCGGCGCCGAGCTGACTTCGACCGCCGCGGTCACCTGCCGGCGCGTTGGGAACGGCGTCTGCGTCGCGCCGGCCGTGCGCCTCGGGCACCTCGACACCGGCGTCGTTCCGTGGCGGTCGCAATTCGATGTACACGGGTATTACGAGCGCGGGGGCGCCCTGAACATTCAGACCAAACGCGGGTGCGTCTTCGAGTGCATCTTCTGCAGCTACCCGCTGATCGAGGGCTCGCGGATACGGTTGCGCAGCGCGCGGGCCGTCGTCGACGAGTTGCAGGGGGTGCTCGAAGAGCACGGGGCCCGCAACTGGTTCTTCGTCGACAACGTCTTCAACGCACCGCTGCGGCACGCCAAGGAGATCTGCGAGGAAATCGTCGCCCGCGGCCTGTCGATAGAATGGTCCGGCTACCTCACTCCCCGCTTCGTCGATGCCGAGCTGTGCGACCTGATGGCCCGTTCGGGTTGCAAGGCAATCGAGTTCGGGACCGACTCCGGGGCGCCCCAGATGATCGCGACGTTGAAGAAGGAATTCGACGTCGACGATCTACGGCGGGCCTCGGAACTCTGCCGCCGTTACGGACTGAAGTTCTGTCACAGCCTTATCTTCGGCGGCCCCGGCGAAACGTGGGAGACGGTGACTCAGACCCTCGGCCTGATGGACGAAGTGCAGCCGACGGCAGTGATCGCCATGACCGGGATCCGTATCCTGCCGGGAACGGGTATGGTGGAACGCGCCCTCGCCGACGGCCAGCTTGACCCCGACGACACCCTGCTCTACCCCCGGTTCTACGTGGCGCCGGCACTCGGCGACGACCTGGTCGCCCGAATCGACGCGCACGCGCGGGCGCGACGCAACTGGATCGTCCCGGGCAAGGGAATTCGCACCAACATCGAGGTTCTCAGGCGACTGCGCGAACGGAGGGTCAAGGGACAGCTATGGCGACTGCTGCGATGA
- a CDS encoding phosphopantetheine-binding protein gives MNRNELKQRLKCLLVEGLKLEDVRPDEIGDREPIFVAGLGLDSIDALELVVLVEEHYRVVIPDEEAGKEAFASIDALANYILAHQPPAGQPAPAP, from the coding sequence GTGAATCGTAACGAGTTGAAGCAACGGCTGAAATGCCTGCTCGTAGAGGGGCTCAAGCTTGAAGATGTCCGGCCGGATGAGATCGGGGACCGCGAACCCATCTTTGTGGCGGGGCTCGGCCTGGATTCCATCGACGCACTCGAACTGGTGGTCCTGGTCGAAGAGCATTACCGAGTCGTGATCCCGGACGAAGAGGCCGGCAAGGAAGCGTTTGCGTCGATCGACGCGCTCGCCAATTACATCCTCGCGCACCAGCCGCCGGCGGGGCAGCCAGCGCCGGCGCCATAG